One region of Gloeocapsopsis sp. IPPAS B-1203 genomic DNA includes:
- a CDS encoding ATP-dependent Clp protease proteolytic subunit, with the protein MESPIKAVQAPYYGDDFYRTPPPDLQSLILKERIVYLGMPLVPAVTELLIAELLYLQSEDPEKPIRVYINSTGTSGYSGELVGFETEAFAIYDTMKYIKPPIHTICIGMAMGMSAMLLSAGTKGCRASLPHATIVLHQPKSYAQGQATDIQIRAKEVLANKVAMLDILSSTTGQTREKIEKDMDRLFYISPHDAVEYGLIDRVLTKEDLASPQLPAGVI; encoded by the coding sequence ATGGAATCACCCATCAAGGCTGTTCAAGCGCCCTACTATGGCGATGACTTCTACCGTACACCGCCACCAGACTTACAATCCCTAATACTTAAGGAACGAATTGTTTACTTAGGGATGCCTTTAGTACCTGCGGTAACGGAACTACTCATTGCCGAATTACTATACTTACAGTCAGAAGATCCAGAAAAACCCATTCGAGTTTACATTAACTCAACAGGTACTTCGGGTTATAGTGGCGAACTTGTCGGTTTTGAAACCGAAGCTTTCGCAATTTATGACACGATGAAGTATATCAAGCCTCCTATTCACACAATCTGTATTGGGATGGCGATGGGAATGTCGGCAATGTTACTTAGTGCTGGTACAAAAGGCTGTCGTGCTAGCTTACCTCATGCGACGATCGTACTGCATCAACCTAAGAGCTATGCTCAAGGTCAAGCTACTGATATCCAAATTCGCGCTAAAGAAGTGCTAGCAAATAAAGTTGCCATGCTTGATATTTTATCAAGTACCACTGGTCAAACCCGCGAAAAAATTGAAAAGGACATGGATCGGTTGTTCTACATATCTCCGCATGATGCTGTGGAGTATGGCTTAATTGATCGCGTGTTGACAAAAGAAGATCTCGCGAGTCCTCAACTACCAGCAGGAGTTATTTAG
- a CDS encoding tetratricopeptide repeat protein encodes MEKTDKFIKLNSEYAPAWVRRGELRFAMGNKKGALEDYTQAIRLNPQCTMAYHNRGFVRWQQKDAQGALADYSQAIHLDSRHATSIYHKLGNYQAALADYNAAIRISPHSSCYCPRSLTRSTWCDQ; translated from the coding sequence TTGGAGAAGACTGATAAATTTATCAAACTTAATTCAGAGTATGCACCAGCTTGGGTAAGACGTGGTGAACTGCGCTTTGCTATGGGAAATAAAAAAGGTGCGCTAGAAGATTACACTCAAGCAATTCGCTTGAATCCTCAGTGTACTATGGCATACCATAATCGAGGTTTTGTGCGCTGGCAGCAAAAAGACGCACAAGGAGCGCTCGCCGATTATAGCCAAGCAATTCATCTCGATTCTCGTCACGCTACAAGTATTTATCACAAATTGGGAAATTACCAAGCCGCACTTGCAGATTATAATGCCGCGATTCGGATTTCTCCTCACTCATCGTGCTATTGTCCGCGATCGCTTACGAGATCAACCTGGTGCGATCAGTGA
- a CDS encoding VWA domain-containing protein, whose translation MKVFIQPALNDANVDATQSNTQRQLAISITADTQTEFDRSVPLNLCLILDHSGSMKGHPLETVKQAANELVDRLTPGVDRLSVVVFDHRAKVLIPSQIVDDPESIKRQIKRLSAAGGTAIDDGMRLGIEELAKGKKESISQAFLLTDGENEHGDNQRCLKFAELAASYNLTLNALGFGDHWNQDILEQIADVGGGTLSYIEQPEQAVDEFSRLFNRISTVGLTNAYLLFSLMPKVRLAELKPIAQVAPDTIELPIQQEADGRFAVRLGDLMKVQRVVLANLYIGQLPEGRSAIAQLQVRYDDPGMNRTGLLSETIPVITNVTRAYQPAINSQVQTHILALAKYRQTQLAETKLQQGDRAGAATLLQTAAKTALQMGDKGAATVLQTSATQLQAGEELSQGERKKTRIVSKTVLQDS comes from the coding sequence ATGAAGGTCTTTATCCAACCTGCACTGAATGATGCCAACGTAGATGCGACTCAATCCAACACTCAACGTCAGTTAGCGATTTCGATTACTGCGGATACACAAACTGAATTTGATCGCAGCGTACCACTAAACCTCTGTCTGATTCTCGATCACAGTGGTTCGATGAAAGGACATCCCCTCGAAACCGTAAAACAAGCAGCGAATGAACTTGTCGATCGCCTCACACCTGGAGTAGATCGCCTAAGTGTTGTTGTTTTCGATCACCGTGCCAAAGTTTTGATTCCTAGTCAAATCGTTGACGATCCTGAAAGTATCAAACGGCAAATCAAGCGCCTCTCAGCGGCTGGAGGGACTGCAATCGATGATGGAATGCGCTTAGGAATTGAAGAACTTGCTAAGGGCAAAAAAGAGTCAATTTCTCAAGCGTTTTTATTAACTGATGGTGAAAATGAACATGGCGACAATCAACGCTGTCTCAAATTTGCAGAACTTGCGGCAAGTTACAATTTAACACTCAATGCTTTGGGTTTTGGAGATCACTGGAATCAAGATATTCTAGAGCAAATTGCAGATGTGGGTGGTGGCACTTTATCTTATATTGAGCAACCTGAACAAGCTGTTGATGAGTTTAGCCGTTTATTTAACCGCATCTCGACGGTAGGACTCACTAATGCTTATTTGCTATTTTCACTGATGCCAAAGGTGCGCCTTGCAGAACTTAAGCCGATCGCTCAAGTTGCCCCAGATACAATTGAGTTACCGATTCAACAAGAAGCTGATGGACGCTTTGCAGTTCGTTTAGGAGACTTGATGAAAGTACAGCGTGTTGTTTTGGCAAACTTGTATATCGGACAATTACCAGAAGGGAGAAGCGCGATCGCACAATTGCAAGTCCGCTACGACGATCCTGGTATGAATCGTACAGGATTACTTTCAGAAACGATCCCCGTTATCACTAACGTCACTCGCGCTTATCAACCCGCGATTAATTCACAAGTCCAAACTCATATCTTGGCATTAGCTAAATATCGCCAAACGCAACTTGCAGAGACAAAACTCCAACAAGGCGATCGCGCCGGCGCAGCAACACTCCTGCAAACCGCCGCCAAAACCGCCCTACAAATGGGCGACAAAGGCGCAGCTACAGTATTACAAACTTCTGCGACTCAGCTACAAGCAGGAGAAGAACTCTCCCAAGGCGAGCGCAAGAAAACGCGGATTGTCTCTAAAACTGTCTTACAAGACTCGTAA
- a CDS encoding ATP-dependent Clp protease proteolytic subunit, producing the protein MPIGVPQVPYRMPGGAYTQWINIYTRLSLERIIFLGRDVDDEIANQIIAMMLYLDSEDPGKDIYLYINSPGGMVTSGMAIYDTMQHIKSDVVTICVGLAASMGSFLLAAGTKGKRLALPHSRIMIHQPSGGTRGQATDIEIEAREILRIRHQLNQIYADNTGQPIEKIEKDMDRDFFMSAEEAKQYGLIDQVIEERP; encoded by the coding sequence ATGCCAATTGGCGTTCCTCAAGTCCCCTATCGGATGCCTGGGGGTGCTTATACTCAGTGGATTAACATTTACACTCGTCTTTCTCTAGAACGCATTATTTTTCTAGGGAGAGATGTTGATGACGAAATCGCTAACCAAATCATTGCCATGATGTTGTATCTGGATTCCGAAGATCCAGGTAAGGATATTTACCTTTACATCAACTCGCCTGGTGGTATGGTAACATCGGGTATGGCAATCTACGACACCATGCAACACATCAAATCAGATGTGGTAACAATTTGTGTTGGTTTAGCAGCTTCGATGGGTTCTTTCTTGTTAGCAGCGGGAACCAAAGGGAAGAGACTTGCACTACCTCATTCGCGAATTATGATTCACCAACCTTCTGGTGGAACTCGTGGACAAGCAACTGACATTGAAATTGAAGCACGAGAAATCTTACGAATTCGTCACCAGTTGAACCAAATTTATGCTGATAATACTGGTCAACCAATCGAGAAAATAGAAAAAGACATGGATCGTGACTTTTTCATGTCGGCTGAAGAGGCAAAACAGTACGGTTTGATTGATCAGGTTATTGAAGAAAGACCGTAG
- a CDS encoding DnaJ domain-containing protein has translation MTAYYQVLGLTAEATLEEIKAAYRKLVQQYHPDLNPGDRQARDKFIAITEAYKVLLDAVQSTQAPQRDKTEPSVKKPSVTKVTRKNTSPYIPPLSAFEFQVKWNSYRELQKLWKHKRFTQAIALAETLFQKLPQDPEVSSWLASSYQRWGRQLIGDRQLETARIYLKKALKTDPHNRSLWSEVERDFRRMERIFR, from the coding sequence ATGACAGCTTATTATCAAGTATTAGGATTAACAGCGGAAGCAACGCTAGAGGAAATTAAAGCAGCTTACCGTAAGCTAGTGCAGCAATATCACCCTGATCTTAACCCTGGAGATCGGCAAGCTAGGGATAAATTTATTGCAATTACAGAGGCTTATAAAGTACTACTTGATGCAGTTCAATCAACACAAGCGCCACAACGAGATAAAACTGAACCATCAGTAAAAAAGCCTTCCGTCACAAAAGTTACTCGCAAAAATACCTCACCTTACATACCACCGCTATCGGCATTTGAATTTCAAGTGAAGTGGAATTCTTACCGAGAATTGCAAAAGTTGTGGAAACATAAAAGATTTACGCAAGCGATCGCCCTTGCAGAAACACTCTTCCAAAAATTACCACAAGATCCTGAAGTCAGCTCATGGCTAGCAAGTAGCTACCAACGTTGGGGAAGACAATTGATCGGCGATCGCCAACTTGAAACCGCGAGAATTTATCTTAAAAAAGCCTTAAAAACTGATCCGCATAACCGTTCTTTATGGTCAGAAGTCGAACGCGATTTTCGCCGGATGGAAAGAATTTTTAGATAA
- a CDS encoding alpha/beta hydrolase, translated as MKHRVLIPTLLMSAICTTAAFALDKTHASRQSAQAPVQQSAVVEGADNFYRSDQVTMQKVPFNNQYNMQVAGNFFIPKDLDQNAKNPAIIVGHPMGAVKEQSANLYAQKLAEQGFVTLSLDLSFWGESEGQPRNVVSPDIYAEDFSAAVDFLGTRPCVDRERIGALGICGSGSFVISAAKIDPRMKAIATVSMYDMGAANRNGLRHSMTLEQRKQAIAEAAEQRYAEFTGGETQYTSGTVHELNENSTAIEREFYDFYRTPRGEYTTQGSSPQLTTHPTLTSNIKFMNFYPFDDIETISPRPMLFITGDNAHSREFSEDAYKRAAEPKELYIVPNAGHVDLYDRVNLIPFDKLASFFNQHLSR; from the coding sequence ATGAAACATCGCGTTCTAATACCAACCCTTTTGATGAGTGCAATCTGCACAACGGCAGCATTTGCGCTCGACAAAACACACGCCTCGCGTCAGAGCGCTCAAGCACCTGTGCAGCAGTCCGCTGTGGTCGAGGGGGCAGACAACTTCTACAGGAGCGATCAGGTGACGATGCAGAAGGTTCCGTTCAACAACCAATACAATATGCAGGTTGCTGGGAATTTCTTCATTCCCAAAGACCTAGATCAGAACGCCAAGAATCCGGCAATCATTGTCGGGCACCCAATGGGCGCAGTCAAAGAACAAAGCGCAAATCTGTATGCCCAAAAGCTGGCTGAGCAGGGATTCGTCACCTTGTCCCTCGATTTGTCCTTCTGGGGCGAGAGTGAGGGGCAGCCTCGCAACGTTGTTTCGCCGGATATTTATGCTGAGGATTTCAGTGCTGCGGTTGATTTTCTGGGCACCCGACCATGCGTTGACAGGGAGCGGATTGGCGCTCTTGGGATTTGCGGCAGCGGGAGCTTCGTCATCAGCGCCGCCAAGATCGACCCGCGCATGAAAGCTATTGCGACGGTCAGCATGTATGACATGGGTGCAGCCAACCGTAACGGGCTGAGGCATTCTATGACCCTCGAACAGAGGAAGCAGGCGATCGCAGAGGCTGCTGAGCAACGCTATGCGGAGTTTACGGGCGGCGAGACCCAATACACAAGCGGGACCGTGCATGAACTGAATGAGAACTCCACCGCTATTGAGCGTGAGTTCTATGACTTCTACCGCACTCCCAGGGGCGAATACACCACCCAAGGTTCGTCGCCGCAACTGACAACGCATCCGACACTGACCAGCAACATCAAATTCATGAACTTTTATCCGTTTGATGACATTGAGACAATTTCGCCTCGTCCCATGCTGTTCATTACAGGTGACAATGCCCATTCTAGGGAGTTCAGCGAAGATGCCTACAAGCGCGCCGCCGAGCCAAAGGAACTCTACATCGTTCCGAACGCGGGACACGTCGATTTGTATGATCGGGTGAACCTTATTCCCTTTGACAAGCTTGCGTCCTTTTTCAATCAGCATCTCAGTCGGTAA
- a CDS encoding biotin/lipoate A/B protein ligase family protein yields MTSFLKSSTKWRLIPLFAASGRVQMAIDRWLLEQHSSGLHPSTLRFYTWSPAAISLGYHQHKYPEAWQYLTWQGKPVDLVRRPTGGRAVLHQGDLTYAVITSGLTGSRTQVYQQICEFLIQGWRSLGGELHYGNAGRGYIHNSNCFGTATSADLVLADGTKLIGSAQLFYKGAVLQHGSIRLEPDTELFTEVFGTKAEPIVPMATRGECLRVMVAEALMKAAISCFDMHFEVQPLSLSEWAAIDSMLTP; encoded by the coding sequence TTGACCTCCTTCCTTAAATCCTCAACAAAATGGCGGCTGATTCCGCTTTTCGCTGCATCAGGGCGGGTGCAAATGGCAATTGACCGTTGGTTGCTCGAACAACATTCTTCTGGTTTGCATCCGTCTACTCTGCGATTTTATACGTGGTCGCCAGCAGCAATTTCACTAGGCTATCATCAGCATAAATACCCAGAAGCTTGGCAATATCTAACTTGGCAAGGCAAGCCAGTAGATTTAGTGCGTCGTCCTACTGGAGGACGTGCAGTGTTACATCAAGGCGATCTCACTTATGCAGTCATTACATCAGGTTTAACTGGCAGTCGCACGCAAGTATACCAACAGATTTGTGAGTTTTTAATTCAAGGTTGGCGATCGCTAGGCGGAGAATTACACTACGGAAATGCAGGACGCGGCTATATTCACAATTCCAACTGTTTTGGTACGGCGACTAGTGCGGATTTGGTTTTAGCTGACGGCACGAAGTTGATTGGTAGCGCACAACTTTTCTACAAGGGGGCTGTTTTACAACACGGTTCAATCCGCTTAGAACCTGATACAGAACTTTTTACTGAAGTATTTGGTACTAAGGCAGAACCAATTGTTCCGATGGCAACACGAGGAGAATGCTTGCGTGTCATGGTAGCTGAAGCTTTGATGAAGGCAGCTATAAGTTGCTTTGATATGCACTTTGAAGTACAACCACTTTCACTGAGTGAATGGGCAGCAATTGACAGTATGCTTACTCCCTAA
- a CDS encoding SDR family oxidoreductase encodes MGQPEEIANAVVWLCSDASSFAVGHALVIDGGQTV; translated from the coding sequence ATGGGTCAGCCCGAAGAGATTGCCAATGCCGTTGTCTGGCTGTGTTCGGATGCGTCCTCCTTCGCTGTCGGGCACGCCTTGGTCATCGATGGCGGTCAAACCGTGTAG
- a CDS encoding MoaD/ThiS family protein has translation MTKLIQVTVKLFAAYQEAYGTSELILAFPQGTSVVEVRDRLIQEHPELSQWANVTRFGINLQFVEPETPLNDGDEVVLIPPVSGG, from the coding sequence ATGACTAAATTGATTCAGGTGACAGTAAAGCTATTTGCCGCATACCAAGAAGCTTATGGCACCTCAGAGTTGATATTAGCATTTCCGCAAGGGACGTCAGTTGTTGAAGTACGCGATCGCCTCATTCAAGAACATCCAGAACTCAGCCAGTGGGCTAATGTCACTCGGTTTGGGATCAACCTTCAATTTGTCGAACCAGAAACTCCTCTAAATGATGGTGATGAGGTAGTGTTAATTCCGCCAGTCAGTGGAGGTTAA
- a CDS encoding metallophosphoesterase family protein produces MSKDSSFDLLEVQTASLTQATAKIENQTPKSSIIRGPYLQQGTDSSIIIRWATNIPAQGSVLYGTEPHKLSFKATETAITCDHKVKLQELESDTKYYYAIATSAEVTQGSEDNFFVTAPKQPKPTRIWVVGDSGRGNDIAAQVRDGYLKFTGTRHTDLWLMLGDNAYDTGTWDEYQQGVFEMYPQILRNSVLWTAIGNHDAGSASSEWQTGPYYELFNPPTQGEAGGVPSGTAAYYSFDYGNIHFICLDSYGSDRTSTGAMLTWAAEDAAASNQDWQIAFWHHPPYTKGSHDSDTEIELIEMRERALPVLEAAGVDLVLSGHSHSYERSYLIDGHYGTSDTFTLQMMRDRGSGQEDNSGAYQKPSDAAHTGTVYIVAGTSARADEVSPHPAMHTSLSIPGSLVLDVQEKRLDVTFVDDLGEVQDYFTMKKG; encoded by the coding sequence ATGAGTAAAGATTCAAGTTTTGATTTGCTGGAGGTACAAACCGCATCGTTAACTCAAGCAACAGCTAAGATAGAAAACCAAACACCTAAATCATCCATTATTCGAGGTCCCTATCTACAACAGGGAACAGATTCTAGTATTATTATCCGTTGGGCTACAAACATCCCAGCTCAAGGAAGTGTCTTGTATGGTACTGAACCACACAAACTGTCGTTCAAGGCTACAGAAACAGCAATAACCTGCGACCATAAGGTGAAACTCCAAGAGCTTGAGTCAGATACAAAATACTACTACGCGATCGCGACTTCAGCAGAAGTTACTCAAGGCAGCGAAGATAATTTTTTTGTCACTGCACCAAAACAACCAAAGCCAACTCGTATTTGGGTTGTCGGTGATTCAGGACGAGGTAATGATATTGCTGCGCAGGTACGCGATGGATATCTCAAGTTTACTGGCACGCGCCACACTGATTTGTGGCTGATGTTAGGAGATAATGCTTATGACACTGGTACTTGGGATGAGTATCAGCAGGGTGTTTTTGAGATGTATCCGCAAATTTTACGTAACAGTGTCCTCTGGACAGCGATTGGCAACCACGATGCTGGAAGTGCCAGTTCAGAGTGGCAAACTGGACCGTATTACGAGTTATTTAATCCTCCTACCCAGGGTGAGGCGGGTGGTGTCCCATCTGGAACAGCAGCATATTATTCGTTCGACTACGGTAATATTCACTTTATTTGTCTCGATTCTTACGGTAGCGATCGCACGTCTACAGGCGCTATGTTAACCTGGGCTGCTGAAGATGCAGCAGCATCAAATCAGGATTGGCAAATCGCATTTTGGCATCATCCGCCATATACGAAAGGATCGCACGATTCAGATACAGAAATTGAATTGATTGAAATGCGCGAACGTGCCTTACCAGTTTTAGAAGCAGCAGGTGTAGATTTAGTTTTATCTGGTCACAGTCACTCTTACGAACGTTCCTACTTAATTGATGGGCATTATGGCACATCAGACACCTTTACTTTGCAAATGATGCGCGATCGAGGTAGTGGTCAAGAAGACAACTCAGGAGCATATCAAAAGCCTTCTGATGCAGCTCATACTGGTACAGTGTATATAGTTGCTGGAACTTCAGCGCGTGCTGATGAAGTTTCACCACATCCCGCAATGCATACATCTTTGAGTATTCCTGGATCTTTGGTGCTAGATGTACAGGAAAAACGGCTTGATGTCACTTTTGTTGACGATCTTGGGGAGGTTCAGGATTATTTCACGATGAAGAAAGGGTAA
- a CDS encoding tetratricopeptide repeat protein yields MARRQSQTPGALTDYDVVLSRDSLAVGETEDVNKVLRHNLESVFYNNQGVARYQAGDFAEALTNYNTAIQLAPNYAIAYYNRGLVYEELQDNQKAISEYNEALKLNPNYAEAYYRRGILRHQLGEADALDDLHQAKDLLVQQGKVDLYQQTVQVIKSID; encoded by the coding sequence GTGGCGCGTCGTCAATCTCAAACACCAGGCGCACTTACAGATTATGATGTTGTTTTGAGTCGAGATTCGCTAGCAGTTGGTGAAACTGAAGACGTGAATAAAGTGCTGCGTCACAATCTTGAAAGTGTTTTTTATAATAATCAAGGTGTAGCACGGTATCAAGCTGGAGATTTTGCAGAAGCACTGACGAATTACAATACTGCAATTCAGCTTGCGCCCAATTATGCGATCGCATATTATAATCGCGGGCTTGTCTATGAAGAATTACAAGATAACCAAAAGGCGATCTCAGAATATAATGAGGCACTGAAACTTAATCCAAACTATGCTGAAGCATACTATCGACGAGGTATATTACGCCATCAATTAGGTGAAGCGGATGCTTTGGATGATTTACACCAGGCTAAAGACTTGTTGGTTCAGCAAGGAAAGGTAGATTTATATCAGCAGACAGTTCAAGTTATCAAATCTATAGACTAA
- a CDS encoding AraC family transcriptional regulator, with protein sequence MYRAGIAKLLLKLDVSKRLFKLVLEMNAARMSEKSGRALMNDLQTKREADRSQANREELTERIARAIGHDGMIEPLKGLHFYRTSFPSECLHSVSIPTFCVIAQGSKEVLLGSDRYQYDPMHYLLGTVELPIASRILEATQEKPYLGLRLDLDSTLVGSVMVEAGYPSGQRSASVKAIDVSPLDADLLDAVVRLVRLLNSPAEAHVLAPLIKREIIYRLLMGQGARLRQIAVLGGYTHHIARAVDRLRKDFNQPLRIEDIARELGMSVSGFHHHFKSVTAMSPLQFQKQLRLQEARRLMLGQNLDATSAAYRVGYDDASHFNREYKRLFGAPPMRDVERLREAARKTVSLI encoded by the coding sequence TTGTACAGGGCTGGCATTGCCAAACTCTTGCTGAAGCTTGATGTATCCAAACGTTTGTTTAAATTGGTATTAGAAATGAACGCTGCAAGAATGAGTGAAAAGTCTGGTAGAGCTTTGATGAATGACCTTCAGACAAAGCGTGAGGCAGACCGATCGCAAGCCAACCGAGAGGAACTGACTGAACGAATTGCACGGGCGATTGGTCACGATGGCATGATCGAACCGCTGAAAGGATTGCACTTCTATCGCACCTCCTTCCCTTCAGAGTGCCTGCATAGTGTCTCGATTCCTACCTTTTGTGTGATTGCTCAAGGCAGCAAAGAAGTGCTTTTAGGCAGCGATCGCTATCAGTACGACCCAATGCATTATTTGCTGGGGACGGTCGAACTGCCGATTGCCAGCCGAATTCTAGAAGCAACCCAGGAAAAACCGTACCTGGGTCTTCGTCTCGATCTCGACTCTACTCTGGTGGGTTCAGTCATGGTTGAGGCAGGCTATCCTTCAGGACAAAGGAGTGCTAGTGTCAAAGCGATCGATGTTAGTCCATTGGATGCAGATCTGTTAGATGCTGTGGTGCGGCTTGTCAGGTTGCTCAATTCTCCAGCGGAAGCGCATGTACTCGCACCTCTGATTAAGCGGGAAATCATCTACCGACTCCTGATGGGACAAGGTGCTCGGCTGCGTCAGATTGCTGTTCTGGGTGGCTACACCCACCACATCGCCAGAGCCGTCGATCGGCTGCGGAAAGACTTTAACCAGCCACTGCGGATTGAAGACATCGCCCGAGAACTTGGCATGAGTGTCTCAGGCTTTCACCACCACTTCAAGTCGGTCACGGCTATGAGTCCGTTACAGTTCCAGAAGCAACTGCGGCTCCAGGAGGCTCGCCGTCTAATGTTGGGGCAAAACCTTGACGCGACCAGTGCTGCTTACCGTGTGGGGTATGACGATGCCTCGCACTTCAACCGAGAGTACAAGCGGCTCTTTGGTGCCCCACCGATGCGCGATGTGGAACGGCTGCGAGAAGCAGCTAGGAAGACTGTTAGTTTAATATGA
- a CDS encoding tetratricopeptide repeat protein, whose amino-acid sequence MRSVITAIADYTQAIRIDPNYTDTDYATAYANRGVAHAQLNKHQLAIQDYQEALRLNPGYAQVYYYRGNLRYYFTDYSGAVQDHSTALMLNPDLIEAYYARGDAHSASRKYQEAEADYNAFLRFYPKHATAHYKRGNVRLELAKCPEAVADYSIFLRSQPLHAEAYYKRVDARIQLKDNQGAIEDYNYFISLKPNYAEAYYKRGIAREDVGDVEGAAADYRQALNSIHSL is encoded by the coding sequence GTGCGATCAGTGATTACAGCGATCGCAGACTATACGCAAGCAATTCGCATTGACCCTAATTATACTGATACCGACTACGCTACAGCTTATGCTAATCGAGGTGTTGCTCACGCACAATTAAACAAACACCAACTTGCTATACAAGACTATCAGGAAGCCTTACGGTTAAATCCTGGATATGCACAAGTCTATTATTATCGCGGTAACTTACGCTACTATTTTACTGATTACTCAGGAGCCGTTCAAGACCATAGCACAGCGTTAATGCTCAATCCAGACCTCATTGAAGCATACTATGCTCGTGGTGACGCACACAGTGCTTCTCGCAAATATCAAGAGGCAGAAGCTGATTACAACGCATTTCTGCGCTTTTATCCAAAACACGCTACAGCACATTATAAACGTGGTAATGTTCGTTTGGAACTGGCAAAATGTCCTGAAGCTGTTGCCGATTACAGTATATTCTTGCGATCGCAGCCTCTCCATGCTGAAGCTTACTATAAACGCGTTGATGCCCGCATTCAGTTAAAAGACAACCAAGGTGCGATTGAAGATTATAATTACTTTATTAGCTTGAAACCCAACTATGCCGAAGCTTACTACAAGCGGGGTATAGCGCGTGAAGATGTGGGAGATGTAGAAGGCGCAGCGGCAGATTATCGCCAAGCGTTGAACTCAATCCACAGCTTGTAA
- a CDS encoding SDR family oxidoreductase produces MIKDKVVIITGASSGIGEATAKLLASKGAKVVLGARREHQLKQLVDEIQSAGGQVVYQVMDVVNPSDNAAIVQLAKETFGGVDVIFLNAGIMPNSPLSALKTDEWHQTVDVNIKGVLNGIAAVLPTFISQKSGHVIATSSVAGLKAYPGGAVYGGTKWFVRDFMEVLRMESAQERTNIRTATIYPAAINTELLDQITNLDVAEQMTALYEQYGISPDRVANVVAFAIDQPEDTNVNEFTIGPTTQPW; encoded by the coding sequence ATGATTAAAGACAAAGTTGTGATTATTACCGGCGCATCATCAGGGATTGGTGAAGCCACTGCGAAATTGCTGGCAAGCAAAGGCGCTAAAGTCGTCTTGGGCGCGCGACGTGAACACCAATTGAAACAACTAGTTGATGAAATTCAAAGCGCGGGCGGACAAGTAGTCTATCAAGTGATGGATGTGGTTAATCCATCTGATAACGCTGCGATCGTCCAGCTTGCCAAGGAAACATTTGGAGGCGTCGATGTTATTTTCTTGAACGCCGGCATCATGCCAAATTCTCCACTTTCTGCATTGAAAACGGATGAATGGCATCAAACGGTGGATGTCAATATCAAGGGTGTACTAAATGGTATCGCTGCTGTGTTGCCAACGTTTATTAGCCAAAAGTCTGGGCATGTGATCGCAACTTCATCGGTTGCTGGATTAAAAGCTTATCCAGGTGGTGCGGTGTATGGTGGGACGAAATGGTTCGTGCGCGATTTCATGGAAGTTCTACGCATGGAGTCTGCTCAAGAGAGGACTAACATTCGTACTGCGACAATTTATCCTGCTGCAATTAACACGGAGTTGTTAGATCAGATTACCAACCTAGATGTAGCTGAACAAATGACAGCGTTGTATGAGCAATATGGCATCTCACCTGATCGAGTAGCCAATGTTGTGGCGTTTGCGATTGACCAGCCAGAAGACACAAACGTGAACGAATTTACGATTGGTCCAACTACGCAGCCTTGGTAA
- a CDS encoding cyclophilin-like fold protein — protein sequence MKINIRVGNEVVTATLIDSKTTQDFISLLPLTLTLEDYANTEKISDLPRRLSTEDAPLGSDPAVGDIAYYAPWGNLAMYYNDFGYSNGLIILGKIDGDIEALNVPGSVEATIELQPQ from the coding sequence ATGAAGATCAACATCAGGGTCGGAAACGAAGTTGTGACAGCTACGTTGATTGATAGCAAAACCACTCAGGATTTTATTTCCCTGCTGCCATTGACACTGACGCTGGAAGATTACGCGAACACCGAGAAAATTAGTGATTTGCCAAGACGATTATCGACAGAAGATGCACCTCTGGGTAGTGATCCTGCCGTTGGAGATATTGCTTATTACGCTCCCTGGGGGAACTTGGCGATGTATTACAACGATTTTGGATACTCAAACGGACTCATTATTCTCGGAAAAATTGACGGTGATATCGAGGCATTGAATGTGCCTGGTTCTGTAGAAGCAACGATCGAGCTTCAACCGCAGTAA